A section of the Prochlorococcus sp. MIT 1341 genome encodes:
- the murI gene encoding glutamate racemase: MRLTFGLFDSGVGGFTVLMQVLRRYPLSSCLYLADTARVPYGDKGINEIREIALEVTHWLRGQNVSFVLVGCNTTNSLALDIVQREAGVPVVSLISSAAEMITKRRVGVLATPATALSGAYKSEIELSSSDKIVFEQSCPAFVPMIEDGKIDSVELRRVAIKYLSPLLEARVEEVVLGCTHYPLLEPLLRELLPQEIRIIDPAVGLADKLDKFLGPPVWRFNRRYSLASTRFCVTKDPLNFAARANDWLGECPEVELVSLQQRSCFF, from the coding sequence ATTAGGTTGACTTTTGGCCTTTTTGACAGCGGTGTTGGTGGTTTTACTGTGCTTATGCAAGTCCTAAGAAGATATCCTTTAAGTTCTTGTTTGTATTTAGCTGACACTGCTCGTGTTCCCTATGGTGACAAAGGAATAAACGAAATAAGAGAAATAGCTCTAGAAGTTACTCACTGGCTTCGAGGGCAAAATGTTTCTTTTGTGTTAGTGGGATGCAATACAACCAATTCTTTAGCATTAGACATTGTGCAAAGAGAAGCTGGTGTTCCTGTGGTTAGCTTGATAAGTTCTGCCGCAGAGATGATTACTAAGAGAAGGGTGGGTGTACTGGCAACTCCTGCTACGGCCTTGTCGGGTGCATACAAATCTGAAATTGAATTATCTAGTTCAGATAAGATTGTCTTTGAGCAAAGTTGCCCTGCCTTTGTGCCAATGATTGAGGACGGGAAAATCGATTCAGTTGAGTTACGTCGTGTTGCAATTAAGTATTTGAGCCCCCTCTTAGAGGCTCGTGTTGAAGAAGTTGTTCTTGGATGCACTCACTACCCTCTTTTAGAGCCACTACTCCGTGAATTATTACCTCAGGAAATTAGGATAATTGATCCTGCTGTTGGTTTAGCTGACAAGCTTGATAAATTCCTGGGCCCTCCTGTTTGGAGGTTCAATCGGAGGTACTCACTAGCTTCTACTCGTTTTTGCGTTACTAAGGACCCCCTGAATTTTGCGGCTCGAGCTAACGATTGGTTGGGCGAGTGTCCAGAGGTTGAGCTGGTTTCGCTACAGCAGAGGTCCTGTTTCTTTTAG
- the sds gene encoding solanesyl diphosphate synthase, translating to MATVTELLEPVELDLETLLSDLRSLIGAGHPILQAAAEHLFSAGGKRLRPGIVLLISRALSQGGDLSPRHRRLAEITEMIHTASLVHDDVVDEAATRRGVETVHSRFNHRVAVLAGDFLFAQASWHLANLDNLDVVKLLSRVIMDLADGEVKQGLYRYDSGQSFENYLEKSYCKTASLIANSAQAAGVLSNQSEDRLQLLHHFGRQLGLAFQVVDDILDFTGSEKQLGKPAANDLASGYLTAPVLFALQEHPSLAVLIERELTSADDLEQALQLVRGSDAIPRSRELAERFARESREALTWLPDSSYKRALVDLPDFVLGRLC from the coding sequence ATGGCTACAGTCACTGAGCTGCTAGAGCCGGTAGAGCTGGATCTTGAGACCCTGCTCTCAGATCTTCGTAGCCTTATTGGAGCAGGACATCCAATACTTCAGGCTGCTGCAGAACATCTTTTTAGTGCTGGTGGTAAACGTCTTCGCCCAGGAATCGTTCTTTTGATTTCGAGGGCCTTGTCCCAAGGGGGTGATCTGTCTCCTAGGCACCGACGTCTGGCTGAGATCACAGAGATGATTCATACAGCATCATTGGTTCACGATGATGTGGTTGATGAGGCAGCAACAAGAAGAGGGGTCGAAACAGTTCATAGTCGCTTTAATCATCGTGTTGCAGTTCTTGCTGGTGATTTTCTTTTTGCCCAAGCGAGTTGGCATCTGGCGAATCTAGATAATCTTGATGTCGTCAAGCTTCTTAGTAGGGTCATCATGGATCTTGCTGACGGTGAGGTTAAGCAAGGTCTTTATAGATATGACTCAGGTCAGTCTTTTGAGAATTATTTGGAAAAAAGCTATTGCAAAACAGCCTCTTTGATAGCCAATAGTGCTCAGGCTGCTGGTGTATTAAGTAATCAATCCGAAGATCGACTGCAATTGCTTCATCATTTTGGACGACAGCTTGGACTGGCTTTTCAGGTTGTTGATGACATACTTGATTTCACTGGTAGCGAGAAGCAGCTTGGAAAACCAGCAGCTAATGACTTGGCCAGTGGATATTTGACTGCACCAGTACTTTTCGCCCTCCAGGAACACCCATCCTTGGCAGTATTGATTGAGAGAGAGTTGACTTCTGCGGATGATTTAGAACAAGCTCTTCAGCTCGTAAGAGGATCTGATGCGATTCCTAGGAGTAGGGAGCTTGCTGAAAGATTTGCACGAGAATCTCGAGAGGCCTTGACGTGGTTGCCAGATTCTTCTTACAAGAGGGCTTTGGTCGACCTGCCTGATTTTGTCTTGGGGAGGCTTTGTTAG
- a CDS encoding HAD family phosphatase — MRPPKACLFDLDGLLLDTESLHGKAWSITAKKFGKKLTKDQLLVLRGRRRVDCALQITKWLDKTINHKEILFIHKPISKSLLSQSKAMPGAISLVEKCFALQVPMALVTSSNEESLQIKTTPHPWLKLIQTRVLGDDPSLKDGKPSPEPYLLAANKLKVNPNECWAMEDSQAGTDSALKAGCKVWVLCSKQIKNSDGDNSSLCNPTYVTHLNEILEKLEIIWKD; from the coding sequence ATGCGCCCACCCAAGGCCTGCCTATTTGACCTTGATGGCTTGCTTCTTGACACTGAGTCGCTCCATGGCAAAGCCTGGTCTATCACTGCAAAAAAGTTCGGGAAAAAGCTAACGAAAGACCAATTATTGGTGTTAAGAGGGCGTAGGAGAGTTGACTGCGCTCTACAAATAACGAAATGGCTTGATAAAACTATCAATCACAAAGAAATCCTTTTCATTCACAAACCCATATCAAAATCGCTACTCAGCCAATCAAAAGCAATGCCAGGAGCTATATCACTTGTAGAAAAATGCTTCGCTCTGCAAGTCCCGATGGCCTTGGTAACTAGTAGCAATGAAGAATCTCTTCAAATAAAAACTACACCTCACCCGTGGCTAAAGCTTATTCAAACAAGGGTGCTAGGCGATGATCCATCCCTTAAAGATGGGAAGCCTTCACCAGAGCCTTATCTTTTGGCTGCCAATAAGCTAAAAGTCAATCCAAATGAATGCTGGGCAATGGAAGATTCTCAAGCAGGAACTGATTCTGCATTGAAGGCAGGTTGCAAAGTTTGGGTTCTTTGCTCTAAGCAAATTAAAAATTCAGATGGAGATAATTCCTCACTTTGCAACCCTACCTATGTCACTCATCTCAATGAAATCTTGGAGAAACTCGAAATAATTTGGAAAGATTAA
- the acs gene encoding acetate--CoA ligase, with protein MSSNSSSSIESVLQEQRVFPPSQEVSSKARIGSLELYLEMVNKANSDPEAFWGDLARKELDWFKPFNKVLDWSNPPFARWFEGGTTNLSLNCLDRHLDSQRGDKTALIWEGEPGDVRKFSYRELHLEVCRAANALKSIGIGKGDLVALYMPMIPEAAIAMLACARIGAPHSVVFGGFSSEALRDRLRDGEAKAVITADGGFRKDKKVPLKPAVDAALSENACPTVESVLVVRRTKDSIHIESGRDYWWDDLLAEQSEKCDPEPMESEDRLFVLYTSGSTGKPKGVVHTTAGYNLWAHTTFKWIFDIQEEDVYWCTADVGWITGHSYIVYGPLSNGATTVMFEGAPRPSNPGAFWELIQKHRISIFYTAPTAIRAFMKSGRAVPDSYDMSSLRLLGTVGEPINPEAWMWYRDVIGGGNCPVVDTWWQTETGGVMISPLPGATPAKPGSATLPLPGIRADVVDAQGETVPADEGGYLVVKSPWPGMMRTIHGNPKRFRESYWEYLHPKDGSFIYFAGDGARRDSDGYFWVMGRVDDVINVSGHRLGTMEVESALVSHPAVSEAAVVGRPDDLKGEAIVAFVSLKSGSEVSDELVQELRTHVSNEIGPIAKPDEIRCSDALPKTRSGKIMRRILRALAAGEEVSGDTSTLEDRSVLDRLRA; from the coding sequence ATGTCATCAAATTCATCCAGTTCAATTGAATCTGTTCTCCAAGAGCAGAGAGTATTTCCACCTTCTCAAGAAGTCTCGAGCAAAGCCAGGATTGGTAGTTTGGAGCTTTATCTTGAAATGGTCAATAAGGCTAATTCAGACCCAGAAGCCTTTTGGGGAGATTTAGCTCGCAAAGAACTTGATTGGTTTAAACCTTTTAATAAAGTTCTTGATTGGTCTAATCCACCTTTTGCCCGTTGGTTTGAAGGGGGAACTACAAATCTTTCTTTAAATTGCTTAGATCGACATCTTGATTCTCAAAGAGGTGATAAGACAGCTTTAATTTGGGAAGGAGAGCCTGGTGATGTTAGGAAGTTCTCTTATAGAGAACTCCATCTTGAAGTTTGTAGAGCTGCGAATGCTCTTAAATCAATTGGCATAGGTAAAGGCGATCTAGTGGCTCTTTATATGCCAATGATCCCTGAAGCTGCTATTGCAATGTTGGCCTGTGCTCGCATTGGAGCACCACATTCTGTTGTTTTTGGAGGATTTTCTTCAGAAGCTTTACGAGATCGATTAAGGGATGGAGAAGCAAAAGCAGTAATTACTGCTGATGGAGGTTTCCGCAAGGACAAAAAGGTCCCTCTTAAGCCAGCTGTTGATGCTGCTCTTTCTGAAAACGCTTGTCCCACTGTCGAGTCTGTTTTAGTGGTTCGCCGTACAAAAGACTCAATACATATTGAGTCAGGTAGAGATTATTGGTGGGATGATTTGCTCGCTGAGCAGTCGGAGAAATGTGATCCAGAGCCTATGGAGAGCGAAGATAGGCTTTTTGTACTTTATACATCTGGATCAACTGGCAAGCCTAAAGGAGTAGTTCATACAACTGCGGGTTATAACCTGTGGGCTCACACTACTTTTAAGTGGATATTTGATATTCAGGAAGAGGATGTTTATTGGTGCACAGCCGACGTAGGTTGGATTACCGGCCATAGTTATATCGTTTATGGCCCCCTTTCTAATGGTGCTACTACTGTCATGTTTGAAGGGGCACCACGCCCTTCAAATCCAGGGGCATTTTGGGAATTAATTCAGAAACATCGAATAAGTATCTTTTATACGGCACCTACTGCTATTAGAGCTTTTATGAAGTCTGGGCGAGCTGTTCCAGATAGCTACGATATGAGTTCTTTGAGACTGTTGGGAACTGTTGGTGAGCCTATAAACCCTGAAGCTTGGATGTGGTATCGAGATGTTATTGGAGGAGGTAACTGTCCAGTCGTTGATACTTGGTGGCAGACAGAGACTGGTGGAGTGATGATTAGCCCTCTTCCTGGAGCGACCCCAGCCAAGCCTGGATCAGCAACTCTTCCGCTCCCTGGTATTAGGGCTGATGTTGTGGATGCTCAAGGAGAGACAGTACCTGCTGATGAGGGAGGCTATTTAGTTGTAAAGAGCCCATGGCCTGGAATGATGAGAACTATCCATGGCAATCCAAAGCGTTTCCGAGAAAGCTACTGGGAGTATCTCCATCCGAAAGATGGAAGTTTTATATATTTCGCAGGAGACGGTGCTCGGCGAGATAGTGATGGTTATTTTTGGGTTATGGGAAGAGTAGATGATGTAATTAATGTTTCTGGACATCGTTTAGGGACTATGGAAGTTGAATCGGCTTTAGTGAGTCATCCAGCTGTATCTGAGGCCGCCGTGGTTGGACGTCCGGACGATTTGAAGGGGGAGGCGATAGTGGCATTTGTTTCTTTGAAGAGTGGCAGCGAAGTGTCGGACGAGTTAGTTCAAGAGTTGCGAACTCATGTGAGCAATGAAATTGGACCTATCGCTAAACCTGATGAGATCAGATGTAGTGATGCACTCCCTAAAACTAGAAGTGGCAAGATTATGAGGCGTATTTTGAGGGCATTGGCTGCCGGTGAGGAAGTAAGCGGAGATACCAGTACCTTGGAAGATCGTTCTGTTCTTGATCGATTGAGGGCCTAA
- a CDS encoding DUF1350 family protein: MPSWKSFGQTLSLWPNRPVGLIEIIGGSYLASNPQISYRKLIETLAKKELAIHAWRYLPGLDHQAQANQAWKDLRSCRKKLESRIGVLPQSIRMGHSLGCKLHLLAPDGGRNSKALIAISFNNFGASRSIPMLNEASKRFGLSAEFSPSPKETLRLIKEYYAQSQNILISFTEDKLDETKSLKDCLKSRSFDSSKEVTLEGDHLTPASAGIRKRVFGEWANDPIKQKTIEQIACITRDL, from the coding sequence ATGCCATCTTGGAAAAGCTTTGGTCAAACCTTGTCACTTTGGCCGAACAGGCCAGTAGGACTAATTGAAATAATTGGGGGGAGCTATCTCGCAAGCAACCCGCAAATCAGTTATAGAAAGCTTATAGAAACACTTGCAAAAAAGGAATTAGCTATTCATGCCTGGAGATACCTACCAGGGTTAGATCATCAGGCTCAGGCAAATCAAGCCTGGAAAGATCTAAGGTCTTGTAGAAAAAAGCTTGAATCAAGGATTGGAGTTCTTCCCCAATCAATCCGCATGGGGCATAGTCTTGGTTGTAAATTACATCTTTTAGCTCCAGACGGAGGTAGAAACAGCAAAGCTTTAATAGCTATAAGTTTTAACAATTTTGGAGCAAGTCGTTCTATTCCTATGCTTAACGAAGCATCAAAAAGGTTTGGACTGTCCGCAGAGTTTAGTCCCAGTCCTAAAGAAACTCTTAGATTAATAAAGGAATATTATGCTCAATCACAAAACATATTGATTAGTTTTACTGAAGACAAGCTGGACGAAACCAAAAGCCTTAAGGATTGTCTTAAAAGCCGTTCTTTTGACTCATCTAAGGAAGTGACCCTGGAAGGAGATCATCTAACACCAGCAAGTGCAGGCATCCGCAAAAGAGTTTTTGGCGAATGGGCAAATGATCCTATTAAACAAAAAACCATTGAGCAAATAGCCTGCATTACAAGAGATTTGTAG
- a CDS encoding 3'-5' exonuclease, whose translation MEELKGSSSPSDQLELLGKSAESQRKVPIDPSKEALTQFFPETLLILDTETTGLDPKTDQCLEVGVILFHISSRAVLAQQSLLFPVDENAAEHINRIPASVTKLTQPWSLGLKYLEALIETADIVVAHNASFDRQWFGRPPLPRVTKPWVCSMEDIVWPEGKNLRPRPSVRDLALAYGVPVWSAHRALTDCIYLSEVFSRCEDLETLLRQGMEPKTLMRAEVSYEQRHLARNAGFRWNDPVKGAWSKRLTIREAEKLDFPVKSLDSQNYPQAG comes from the coding sequence GTGGAGGAATTAAAGGGAAGCAGTTCACCTTCTGATCAGTTGGAGCTGCTTGGTAAATCTGCTGAATCGCAAAGGAAGGTTCCAATAGATCCTTCTAAAGAAGCACTCACGCAGTTTTTTCCAGAGACATTGCTGATTCTCGATACGGAAACCACAGGCTTAGACCCTAAAACCGATCAATGTTTGGAGGTTGGAGTGATTCTTTTTCATATTTCCTCTCGAGCAGTGTTGGCTCAGCAATCTTTATTGTTTCCTGTTGATGAGAACGCTGCGGAACATATAAACCGCATCCCTGCTTCCGTGACAAAACTTACTCAACCATGGTCCCTTGGGTTGAAGTATTTAGAAGCCCTTATAGAAACGGCTGACATTGTTGTTGCACATAATGCTTCTTTTGACCGTCAATGGTTTGGTCGTCCCCCTTTGCCACGTGTTACAAAACCATGGGTTTGCAGCATGGAAGATATTGTCTGGCCTGAGGGGAAAAATCTTCGCCCAAGACCTTCCGTAAGGGATTTAGCACTGGCCTATGGGGTTCCTGTTTGGTCTGCTCATCGTGCCTTGACCGACTGTATCTACCTTTCTGAAGTCTTTTCTAGATGTGAAGACTTAGAGACCCTTTTGCGGCAGGGCATGGAGCCAAAAACTTTAATGCGTGCCGAAGTCTCATATGAGCAAAGGCATCTCGCCCGTAATGCTGGTTTCCGGTGGAATGATCCCGTTAAAGGGGCTTGGAGTAAGAGGTTGACAATTAGAGAGGCAGAAAAACTTGATTTTCCAGTCAAATCTTTGGATTCTCAGAACTATCCTCAGGCCGGCTAA
- the msrA gene encoding peptide-methionine (S)-S-oxide reductase MsrA: MFSSWFTPKNFRTDKADSEAIQRHAVLDTAIKKTVEDKQEEAFFACGCFWGAEKGFWKLPGIITTAVGYAGGITKDPSYQEVCSGKTGHTEIVRVVWEPEKVDFSDLLKLFWECHDPTQGDRQGNDRGSQYRSAIYTTQDQQMSLALASKDYYQQELISQGLGQITTEIKASQIFYYAEDYHQQYLARPGSRPYCSAMPTGVKLSNFPNSRYKLEAHVWDEYDWSIPHCVLRSNNKPIKL, translated from the coding sequence ATGTTCTCATCCTGGTTCACCCCGAAAAACTTTCGGACGGATAAAGCTGATTCAGAAGCTATTCAAAGGCATGCTGTTCTTGATACAGCTATAAAAAAAACAGTTGAAGATAAGCAAGAAGAAGCGTTTTTTGCATGTGGTTGTTTCTGGGGAGCAGAAAAAGGCTTCTGGAAACTTCCAGGGATTATCACCACAGCTGTTGGATATGCAGGGGGAATAACAAAAGATCCCTCCTATCAAGAGGTTTGCAGTGGAAAAACAGGCCATACTGAAATAGTAAGAGTAGTTTGGGAACCTGAAAAAGTTGATTTCAGCGATCTTCTAAAACTCTTCTGGGAATGCCATGACCCAACACAAGGAGATCGTCAGGGGAATGATCGTGGAAGCCAATATCGCTCAGCCATCTATACAACTCAAGATCAACAGATGAGTCTCGCCTTAGCCAGTAAAGACTATTACCAGCAAGAACTAATTAGCCAAGGTCTTGGTCAAATAACAACTGAAATCAAAGCTAGCCAAATCTTTTATTACGCCGAAGATTACCATCAACAATATCTTGCCAGGCCTGGAAGCAGGCCATACTGTTCAGCAATGCCAACAGGTGTAAAACTAAGCAACTTTCCTAATTCCAGGTATAAACTAGAGGCACATGTATGGGATGAATACGACTGGTCAATTCCCCATTGTGTTCTTCGTAGCAACAACAAGCCAATAAAATTATGA
- a CDS encoding ABC transporter ATP-binding protein, with amino-acid sequence MKGFRFDLIYRYLKPHRKKILLGALALVLVNILSVTIPMEIRGLVDNLQEGFEIKYLINKAWWIVLLASSMAVVRLISRQLVFGVGRQVEVEVRQKLFDHMLTQEPGWVQKIGSGEVISRATSDVENIRRLLGFTILSLTNTILAYSFTLPAMLAIDPWLTAAAISLYPLMLGTVSLFGGRMVKQRRRQQETLADLSELIQEDLSGISAIKIYGQENFEQNAFSKKNKAYRDSAINVARTASTLFPLLQGISSISLLLIIAIGSSKLQQGSLTIGGLIALILYVERLVFPTALLGFTLNTFQVGQVSLQRVEELLQREPLIRDSQKAISLKTKIKGRLEARGLTVQYPDSKREILSNISFSIEPGELIGLVGPVGCGKTTLARVLGRMVSIPNNQLFLDGHDINELSLNDLRKNISLVPQEGYLFTSTLADNIKYGSPQASIKQVKKSAQEAYLIDDVNGFPDGFNTLVGERGITLSGGQRQRTALGRALLIPSPVIVLDDALASVDNKTASGILESIRSQKNRTVIMISHQLSAAAACDRILVLDNGKLVQEGVHSSLILKEGPYKNLWEREQAVKQLDKVVSTNESK; translated from the coding sequence ATGAAAGGATTTCGCTTTGATCTTATCTACCGTTATCTAAAACCTCATCGAAAAAAAATCCTATTAGGAGCCTTGGCTCTTGTCTTAGTGAACATTCTAAGCGTAACCATCCCAATGGAAATTAGGGGCTTAGTCGACAACTTGCAAGAAGGTTTTGAAATAAAATATCTTATAAATAAAGCTTGGTGGATTGTGCTGCTAGCCAGCAGCATGGCAGTAGTAAGGCTTATCTCTAGACAACTTGTTTTTGGTGTTGGTCGCCAAGTGGAAGTGGAAGTGCGCCAAAAATTATTTGATCACATGCTCACACAAGAACCTGGCTGGGTACAGAAAATCGGAAGTGGTGAAGTAATTAGCAGAGCAACAAGCGATGTGGAAAATATACGAAGGCTTCTGGGTTTCACCATTCTTAGTCTAACCAATACGATTCTCGCCTACTCATTTACTCTTCCAGCGATGCTAGCCATTGATCCTTGGCTAACTGCTGCAGCAATATCTCTTTACCCCCTCATGCTTGGGACAGTAAGTCTCTTCGGAGGAAGAATGGTAAAACAACGAAGACGTCAACAAGAAACGCTTGCAGACCTAAGCGAACTAATACAAGAGGATCTCTCGGGAATAAGCGCCATAAAAATTTATGGCCAAGAAAATTTTGAGCAGAATGCTTTCTCTAAAAAAAACAAAGCCTATAGAGACTCAGCGATCAATGTTGCGCGAACAGCAAGCACCCTTTTTCCTCTTTTGCAAGGAATCTCATCAATCTCTCTACTCCTAATCATTGCAATTGGGAGCTCAAAACTTCAACAAGGTAGTCTGACTATTGGAGGGCTTATTGCTCTCATCCTTTATGTAGAAAGGCTTGTTTTTCCAACAGCACTTTTGGGTTTTACACTAAACACCTTCCAAGTAGGACAAGTAAGTCTTCAAAGAGTTGAAGAACTTCTTCAAAGGGAACCCCTTATTCGAGATAGTCAAAAAGCAATTTCACTAAAAACGAAAATAAAAGGTCGCCTTGAAGCCCGTGGACTCACTGTGCAATATCCAGATAGCAAAAGGGAGATCCTATCCAATATAAGTTTCAGCATTGAGCCTGGAGAACTGATTGGATTAGTTGGACCAGTGGGATGTGGCAAGACAACACTTGCAAGAGTTCTAGGTCGCATGGTGAGCATCCCAAATAACCAACTATTCCTTGATGGGCATGATATAAATGAACTCTCTCTAAATGACCTAAGAAAAAATATTTCCCTTGTACCCCAAGAAGGCTATTTATTTACAAGTACCCTGGCTGACAATATTAAATATGGAAGCCCTCAAGCTTCTATAAAACAAGTTAAAAAGTCAGCCCAAGAAGCCTATTTAATTGATGATGTAAATGGGTTTCCCGATGGTTTCAACACACTTGTAGGAGAAAGAGGCATAACTCTTAGTGGAGGTCAGCGCCAAAGGACTGCCTTAGGAAGAGCTTTATTAATACCATCTCCAGTCATAGTCCTAGACGATGCACTAGCAAGTGTTGACAACAAAACAGCCTCAGGAATACTCGAATCAATTAGAAGTCAAAAAAATAGAACAGTAATTATGATTAGCCACCAGTTGTCGGCTGCTGCTGCTTGCGACCGCATTCTCGTACTCGACAATGGGAAGCTTGTTCAAGAAGGAGTGCACAGCAGCCTTATCTTAAAAGAGGGTCCATACAAAAATCTTTGGGAAAGAGAACAAGCCGTAAAGCAGCTTGATAAGGTTGTTTCAACCAATGAAAGTAAATAA
- a CDS encoding DUF3288 family protein, whose amino-acid sequence MSGLQGQHEQSHPLYKVDRDLVDRLLAKQSPSEEDLVDLARLLIRFDGFPGAIDLQEDMNKTLNLWGLDRDSLNERVRKVWAKGYRPGKSSGDSVGSGFDTADDGVS is encoded by the coding sequence ATGAGCGGTTTGCAGGGTCAGCATGAACAGAGTCATCCTCTTTATAAGGTAGACAGGGATCTTGTTGACAGACTTTTAGCAAAGCAATCACCTAGTGAAGAGGATTTGGTTGATTTGGCTAGACTTTTGATCCGTTTTGATGGGTTTCCTGGAGCGATTGATCTTCAGGAAGATATGAATAAGACATTAAATCTTTGGGGCCTTGATCGCGATTCTTTAAATGAAAGAGTTCGAAAGGTTTGGGCTAAGGGTTATAGACCTGGCAAGTCATCTGGGGATTCAGTTGGCTCAGGCTTTGATACTGCTGATGATGGAGTTAGTTGA
- the trpD gene encoding anthranilate phosphoribosyltransferase — MTYSSVSFPITLEHLISGQNLSEFEASSVMNAWLKEQLSPVQTGAMLVALRMKGLTGEELAAMARVLQNACPLPCEIPKIDMVDTCGTGGDGANTFNISTAVAFTAAACGVNVAKHGNRSASGKVGSADVLEGLGLHLKAPLSKVVEALPQTGVTFLFAPAWHPALVNLAPLRKNLGIRTVFNLLGPLVNPLRPASQVLGVAREELLDPMAEALNRLGLRRAVVVHGAGGIDEASLAGPNHLRLLDGGIVKKLMLDPSDLNLETFSMEDLKGGDVETNKYILSSILKGAGTDAQRNVVALNTSLVLWAARLQDDFQEGFEIAKDALSKGTPWSRFEQLQKALL; from the coding sequence ATGACCTATTCCTCAGTTTCTTTTCCCATCACACTTGAACACTTGATTTCAGGACAGAATCTTTCTGAATTCGAGGCGTCTAGTGTCATGAATGCCTGGCTCAAGGAGCAATTAAGTCCTGTTCAGACTGGCGCAATGCTTGTAGCTCTGAGAATGAAAGGATTAACAGGAGAGGAGCTTGCAGCGATGGCTAGAGTTTTACAGAATGCTTGTCCCTTGCCCTGTGAAATCCCCAAAATCGACATGGTTGACACATGTGGAACAGGGGGTGATGGAGCGAATACTTTTAATATTTCCACTGCCGTAGCTTTTACGGCGGCTGCTTGTGGGGTTAACGTTGCAAAACATGGAAATCGCAGTGCCAGTGGAAAAGTTGGCTCTGCTGATGTGCTCGAAGGCCTAGGGCTTCATCTAAAGGCCCCTCTTTCAAAGGTTGTGGAAGCTCTTCCTCAAACTGGTGTTACTTTCCTTTTTGCCCCTGCTTGGCATCCTGCCTTGGTTAATCTGGCCCCATTGAGAAAAAATCTTGGGATTAGAACTGTTTTTAATTTATTAGGGCCATTGGTTAATCCCTTAAGACCAGCTTCGCAAGTGCTTGGGGTCGCTCGAGAAGAATTGTTGGATCCTATGGCAGAAGCACTTAATAGATTAGGTCTTAGGCGAGCGGTTGTTGTTCACGGTGCTGGGGGTATTGATGAAGCTTCTTTGGCTGGCCCAAATCATCTACGTTTGCTAGACGGAGGCATTGTCAAGAAACTGATGTTAGACCCTTCCGATTTAAATCTTGAGACCTTTTCCATGGAAGATCTGAAAGGAGGAGATGTTGAGACTAATAAGTACATCCTTTCTTCTATCCTTAAAGGTGCTGGTACAGATGCACAACGAAATGTTGTTGCTTTAAATACTTCTTTAGTGCTTTGGGCAGCCAGGCTTCAGGATGACTTTCAAGAAGGTTTTGAGATCGCTAAGGATGCTCTTTCAAAAGGAACCCCTTGGAGCCGCTTTGAGCAATTACAGAAAGCACTTCTTTAG